In Virgibacillus sp. NKC19-16, a single genomic region encodes these proteins:
- the istA gene encoding IS21 family transposase, with protein sequence MDKWEMYMEIKQLLKQGFSKVKVAEKLGISRVTVYRYLKRNPQDMAEWVTQTKTRKKKLDDYQELILSWLREHPDLTAAQVFDWLMEKYQKLQVAESTVRLYVRELRREYDIKKEPNPRSYEAVPELPMGKQMQVDFGQTEQLTPDGKKVKLYAIAFVLSNSRYKYKEWLDRPFTTRDVVHTHENAFRYFGGGTPDEIVYDQDALILVSENSGDLILTHEFQTYKEDRGLTIRMCRKADPQSKGKIENVIKYIKYNFAKNRLYYGLEAWNEAGWDWLERTGNYKIHHTTKKRPVEVFTLEKQHLRPISQRIDKYADNHYESSITRNVRKDNVIWYDSNRYSVPLGTFHKTKKVYIETTDDAYLCIRESKEGPIIAKHKIDPRKGELIQNNKHKRDRTKGIDTFIETVISGFTDEEKARLYLNEIYMRKQRYIRDQLQMIAKQIKKYDQRLLDLALEECMKKQLFSATDFSDVIHYLERQRGATVTEGKIYSRGNAPRPRHPLGDSIVQTNTQIRDINEYVSVLEGDKR encoded by the coding sequence GTGGATAAGTGGGAAATGTATATGGAAATTAAGCAATTATTAAAACAAGGTTTTAGTAAAGTAAAGGTGGCTGAAAAGCTTGGTATATCCAGGGTCACTGTATACCGTTACTTAAAACGTAATCCCCAGGATATGGCGGAATGGGTTACACAAACAAAAACTAGAAAGAAGAAATTGGATGACTATCAAGAACTGATTCTCTCCTGGTTACGTGAACACCCTGACCTGACAGCTGCCCAAGTATTTGATTGGCTTATGGAGAAGTATCAGAAGCTGCAAGTAGCTGAAAGTACGGTACGACTCTATGTAAGGGAACTACGCAGGGAATATGATATTAAAAAGGAACCGAACCCTCGATCTTATGAGGCTGTACCGGAGTTGCCGATGGGAAAACAAATGCAGGTCGATTTTGGGCAAACGGAGCAATTAACTCCCGATGGCAAAAAGGTAAAGCTTTATGCGATAGCGTTTGTCCTATCTAATTCACGGTATAAATATAAAGAGTGGTTGGATAGACCCTTTACTACTAGGGATGTGGTTCATACCCATGAGAATGCCTTTCGCTATTTTGGGGGAGGAACTCCAGACGAGATTGTTTATGATCAGGATGCGCTAATCCTTGTCAGTGAAAATAGTGGGGACTTAATCCTAACGCATGAATTCCAGACTTATAAAGAAGATAGAGGTTTGACGATAAGAATGTGTAGGAAAGCTGATCCACAGAGCAAGGGAAAAATAGAAAATGTAATCAAGTATATCAAATATAACTTTGCGAAAAACCGATTATATTACGGACTTGAAGCATGGAATGAAGCAGGTTGGGATTGGTTAGAGCGCACTGGTAATTACAAAATTCATCATACAACAAAAAAGAGACCGGTAGAAGTGTTCACCCTCGAAAAGCAACACTTGCGACCAATCTCTCAACGTATCGACAAATATGCCGATAACCACTATGAATCAAGTATAACAAGAAATGTTCGTAAGGACAATGTCATTTGGTATGATTCCAATCGATACAGCGTCCCTCTTGGGACATTTCATAAGACAAAAAAAGTTTATATTGAAACAACAGATGATGCGTACCTTTGTATACGAGAATCAAAAGAAGGGCCGATCATCGCAAAGCATAAAATAGACCCTAGAAAAGGGGAACTGATTCAGAATAACAAGCATAAGCGTGATCGTACCAAAGGTATCGATACATTTATTGAAACAGTTATATCAGGATTCACAGATGAGGAAAAAGCAAGATTGTATTTGAACGAAATCTATATGCGAAAACAACGTTACATTCGTGATCAACTCCAGATGATAGCCAAACAAATTAAAAAATATGACCAGCGATTATTAGATCTGGCTTTGGAAGAATGTATGAAGAAACAACTATTTAGTGCAACAGATTTTAGCGATGTCATTCACTATCTTGAACGACAACGGGGAGCAACAGTTACTGAGGGAAAAATATATTCCCGAGGGAATGCGCCAAGGCCACGCCACCCTTTGGGTGATTCAATTGTTCAAACAAATACACAAATAAGGGATATAAATGAATACGTATCCGTTTTAGAGGGGGATAAACGATGA
- the istB gene encoding IS21-like element helper ATPase IstB, which produces MNQLTTLQSKLKSLRLAETADHLPVLLQEADSNDETYASMLMKMVDYEQLRRDEKQVEKRLKWATFPYQKTLDSFDVSEQQSMSKKQFNKLKELLWIEQLFNIILLGPPGVGKTHLAIGLGMQAINQGYKVIFTSMGELIHNLKTEEITRKSQTRMKRIRNADLVIIDDLMFMAMDQHEANLFFHLINDLYNNASIVLTSNKAPKEWGELLGDPAITTAILDRIIHRAEIIHLNGDSYRMKHRSSIFEEESVTN; this is translated from the coding sequence ATGAATCAGTTAACGACATTACAGAGTAAACTGAAGTCTCTTCGCCTTGCGGAAACGGCAGATCATTTACCAGTACTCTTACAGGAGGCTGATTCAAATGATGAAACATATGCGAGCATGCTTATGAAAATGGTGGATTACGAACAACTAAGACGTGACGAGAAACAGGTAGAAAAACGACTGAAATGGGCAACATTTCCCTATCAGAAAACGTTGGATTCGTTCGATGTAAGTGAGCAACAGTCCATGAGCAAAAAGCAATTTAATAAATTGAAGGAGTTATTGTGGATTGAGCAGCTATTCAACATTATCCTGCTTGGACCGCCGGGTGTGGGCAAAACACACTTGGCGATAGGGCTAGGGATGCAGGCTATTAATCAAGGTTATAAGGTTATATTCACCTCCATGGGAGAGCTGATACATAACTTAAAAACCGAGGAAATTACACGCAAATCGCAAACTAGGATGAAGCGTATACGAAACGCTGATCTCGTCATTATTGATGATCTGATGTTTATGGCAATGGACCAACACGAAGCAAACTTATTCTTCCATTTAATTAATGATTTATATAATAACGCCAGTATCGTACTAACTTCCAATAAGGCTCCGAAGGAGTGGGGAGAGCTGTTAGGCGACCCGGCTATAACAACAGCTATATTGGATCGAATTATTCATCGAGCAGAGATCATTCACTTAAATGGGGATAGTTATCGAATGAAACATAGATCATCTATTTTTGAAGAAGAAAGTGTAACAAATTAA
- a CDS encoding YolD-like family protein, with amino-acid sequence MNDRGTIKWTSLMMPEQTQLLNEMWEQQDWKEKPDLDGQYIAEINLKIEMALENDLTIEIEYFKNHDYHKIKGKLLGVDVLNQFVQIEDEYLPLDSITGAWID; translated from the coding sequence ATGAATGATCGCGGAACAATCAAATGGACATCTTTAATGATGCCGGAGCAGACTCAACTATTAAATGAAATGTGGGAGCAACAGGATTGGAAAGAAAAGCCTGATCTAGATGGACAGTATATAGCTGAAATAAATTTAAAGATAGAAATGGCATTAGAAAATGACTTAACGATTGAAATAGAATATTTTAAAAATCATGATTACCACAAAATAAAAGGCAAGCTGTTAGGTGTAGATGTGCTTAATCAGTTTGTGCAAATCGAGGATGAGTATTTGCCGCTGGACAGCATCACCGGTGCTTGGATTGATTGA
- a CDS encoding DUF7667 family protein codes for MYGCTYAKGVELVDLKNQSRMASIINDTDVQDEICSNIDKLMSEMYQYK; via the coding sequence ATGTATGGATGCACATATGCAAAAGGCGTAGAGTTAGTAGACCTCAAAAACCAATCACGTATGGCATCCATTATTAATGATACGGATGTGCAGGATGAAATATGCTCCAATATTGACAAATTAATGAGTGAAATGTATCAATATAAATGA
- a CDS encoding IS3 family transposase — translation MQFYNEERYQERLNSLAPLEYRYQAVALIFCFSLST, via the coding sequence ATTCAATTTTATAATGAGGAACGATACCAAGAGAGATTAAACAGCCTAGCACCGTTAGAATATCGGTACCAGGCTGTGGCATTGATCTTTTGTTTTTCACTGTCTACTTGA
- a CDS encoding tyrosine-type recombinase/integrase — protein MLSFREKDVLDLMDRLMSITNIIRATPHIFRHIQISMLTETGVGIPTIMQRVGHEDVATTMQVYTHVTNKMKKDAPAKVNNLYGNIFKKFF, from the coding sequence ATATTATCCTTTCGTGAAAAAGATGTATTAGATCTGATGGACCGCCTCATGTCCATAACAAATATAATAAGAGCAACACCCCACATTTTTAGGCACATACAAATTAGCATGTTGACAGAGACAGGTGTAGGTATCCCTACAATTATGCAACGTGTTGGACATGAAGACGTAGCAACTACAATGCAAGTTTATACACATGTCACAAACAAAATGAAAAAAGATGCTCCCGCAAAAGTAAATAATCTCTACGGGAACATCTTCAAAAAATTTTTTTAA
- a CDS encoding IS110 family transposase, with protein sequence MDPVIGLDIAKGESQVQAFLQRKEAYKQSFKFKHDLQGLHDFYQFYQEVERVSGQPPAVIFESTGHYHEPVLQFLEEHGITYYLINPVVSSEAKKTSLRKVKTDKIDAFHLGELYYKEDLEVFQRKTEQYLNLRQLTRQHSALTNSYVDIKLQFQAVVDQIFPEYHGVFSDLYGDLSLNTLLQYPTSLDTQNVSQQALAMEMRQFGARRSYAWFLHKAAQLKDAAERNPFQHPVNQGQLISLRLYIQMLFQYQEHLSKLKKEIDTLAQSFEDYELTRSIPGIGEKIAATIISEIGGIGQFERPKQLAAYAGVDPAVFESGKYKAAINRITKRGSSRLRQALYTAVQCGLAKNRNKKLIVFYDRKRNEGKPHKVAMIACANKLIHWIHAMLKHQEVFVDQP encoded by the coding sequence ATGGACCCTGTTATCGGCCTGGATATCGCAAAAGGAGAAAGCCAGGTCCAAGCCTTTTTACAAAGGAAAGAGGCTTATAAACAAAGCTTTAAATTTAAACACGATTTACAAGGACTTCATGATTTTTATCAGTTTTATCAGGAAGTGGAACGGGTTTCTGGCCAACCTCCGGCTGTCATCTTTGAATCCACGGGGCACTATCATGAGCCTGTGCTCCAATTTCTTGAAGAGCACGGCATAACATATTATTTGATTAACCCAGTGGTTTCCTCTGAAGCCAAAAAAACCAGTTTGCGCAAAGTAAAAACGGACAAAATTGATGCATTCCATCTGGGTGAGCTTTACTATAAAGAAGATTTGGAAGTTTTTCAGAGGAAAACCGAGCAATACTTGAATCTGCGTCAATTAACCAGGCAGCACAGCGCTTTAACGAATAGTTATGTTGATATCAAGCTTCAGTTTCAGGCTGTTGTGGATCAGATTTTCCCAGAATATCATGGTGTTTTTAGTGACCTTTATGGCGACCTCTCGTTGAACACCTTACTGCAGTATCCGACTTCTTTGGATACTCAAAACGTTTCTCAACAGGCTTTGGCCATGGAGATGCGTCAATTTGGGGCAAGGCGTTCCTATGCATGGTTTTTGCATAAAGCAGCTCAATTAAAAGATGCCGCAGAACGTAATCCCTTTCAACATCCTGTTAATCAAGGTCAGCTTATCAGCTTGCGACTGTATATCCAGATGCTTTTTCAATACCAAGAGCACCTATCCAAGTTAAAAAAGGAGATAGATACACTGGCTCAATCCTTTGAAGACTATGAATTGACTCGATCTATTCCCGGGATCGGGGAAAAGATTGCGGCAACAATCATCTCCGAAATTGGGGGAATTGGTCAGTTTGAACGGCCTAAGCAACTGGCTGCCTATGCTGGGGTAGACCCAGCAGTCTTCGAATCAGGTAAATATAAGGCTGCCATCAACCGCATCACGAAAAGGGGATCATCAAGATTACGTCAGGCCCTTTATACGGCTGTGCAATGCGGCCTGGCCAAAAATCGCAATAAAAAACTGATAGTCTTTTATGATCGCAAAAGAAACGAGGGCAAACCTCACAAGGTTGCTATGATTGCCTGTGCTAATAAACTCATTCACTGGATTCATGCCATGTTAAAACATCAAGAAGTCTTTGTAGATCAACCTTAA